From the Chromatiales bacterium 21-64-14 genome, the window CGTCCGTCACGAGACTCAATCGAATAAACGCCTCCGCTTCTTCCCGAGTACCACCTTTAAGCACTGCACTCCCCAATACCACTGCTTCTGTGTTGTTCAAAGGCGGCCATATTGTTGTGATTGTGAGGCGGTCATCGCCCAGTTCGTCAAGCGCTTTTGCTAGTAGTGGCCGCGCGAGCGCAACTTCCTTAATTTCTTCAAGCACTTCAATTGCCTCACGCCATAGACGGGTGCCAAGTAGCTTTTCTGCCCGAACCAGCGCCAGATGTATATCAAGCTGCGTTGATCTGATCAAAAGGGGTTTGCAAAGCTCAAAATCAGTATATGAGTTGTTATTGTTGATGAAATGACCAGGGCCCCAAACAGGCAAGGACATAAGCATATTTACCATCTGCCTCTGATGCACGCGGCCTGACCAATTACTTGTATCTAACTCAACAATGTTATAACTACGAGGTATACCCGGCCTAAGATTATTCGGTTCTGCACAAAGCGTGCTGGCACTAACAATAGTAATTTTTCGTGGCTTATTACCAAGCCGAAAGCGTTCATCGAAGCATTCGGGTAAATGTTGGTGTCCGTGAAAACCAAGTGAAGCACCTGCATCTATGAGCAACTGTAGAAATCCTGCATCCAAATAATCATCTTGAGTTGGACCACCAACGAAGTTGTGATGCCACGCTACTGCCGTCAACCAACCATCGCGATTACTTTGACGCAGAGCTCGACACGCCTCAGTTAGGGTGTTGGGATGGAATGCGCCTGCACGCCTGAGTGGATCGTTGTTGAAACAACTATTTAGTGCAATCACGCAGAAGCCAAGGTTGGCGAAGTCAAACACATCGAACTGCTGTTCTGGCTCAAGTTGGTATTTGCGCTTACCTTGATAGAAGCTGTTGTATGTCGAAGCGAAGTAGCGGAACCTGTCACGATACATATCGCCGTTTGTAATTTTGAAGAAACACAATTCACGCCAAGACCACCTTAGCGCAGATATTGGCGTAAATAGTTCCTCGACAAGCCTCGCCCTTTTTTCAAGTTCGATTGGGATTTCGATTCTCTGAACGCTCGACATTACGTCATTTAGGCAAACGTCGTGGTTGCCGGGCAATATAACGACCCGTTCGCGATCCCCTTCGAAAAATCTATTCGCCAAGCCTATGAGAAATTCCTCGGCTTGAGCGTACTGCCTCTTCAGTTCTTCATCAGCATTCTTTGTGCCTGATGCGACACCATGTACGAGATCCCCGGTTACTATACAGAGCGTGGGACGGAGTATTGTTGGGGTTTGTTCGTTGAATTGATTGAAATCATGGCCGAGGGAATCAAGTAGCCATTCATTAGCGACCTCATCGCATAGATCGCGATGGAGATCAGATATATGCAGGACTGCGAATTTCATATGTTATGTTTGACCATTCGCAAGCCGACCTTGTATATGTCTATGGTGTTTGCGTAGGGATTATCGCACGTACCACATAGCCTCGAAAGAATAATCCGAAAAGAAGAAGCAGTCGCTCAATAATGTCGTAACGTATGTCTGCTTTGGCCGAGGTGCAGACCTAAAAAGAAATCGCCGAGTGACTGCTCCGCATCAAATACCTGCCCTTGGACCCCTGTAGGCGCGACCGTCCGCTCGGGGTCCGGAAGCTGGCGCCGTTAGGGAGCGGACGCTCAGGCAGAGATCTGTGGTGCGGGAAGCCCACATCGGGGAAGTCGGAAACACACTGGCCACTCTCCGGCGGCGGCCGAAGACCACGGCACCTCGGAAACACAGCGCAATCCGAATACCCTTGAAACGACTTTGTGATTGAGTCACCTGCCTGCCCCGAAAGGCTTCGGCCGTGGCAGGCTAATGTCAATGCGGATCTTGGACAGCTCCTGGTGCTTCACGGCGATGGAAAAACCCAGGCCGTAGCTGTCACCGACCGTCTGTTTTGCATGGCCCGTGAGGGCTTGATGCAGATCCCGCGGGATGAGCGCGTCTCGGCAAAAGTCTTTGAAGCTATGTCGGAGGCTGTGAAAGGTGACGTTCCGCGGCATCTTGAGCTTCTTGCGGATGTAGGGGTTGAACCACTTGCCATACACATCGCTGGGGTTGCCCTTGCGCGAACGCGTACGCAACAGGGGCCACAGCGACGTATGACCCGCCTGTTTTACCGCCTCCCAGTAGGCCAGGAAGCCGAGCTCGATCAGTCTCGGATGCAGGGGCACGTCGCGCACGCTGGAGGAGGTCTTGCCTTTCGTGATCCTGAAATACGGCACCGGGTCCTGATGAATGTTCTCGACCGTGAGACTGATGATCTCATCGATCCGCGCCCCTGAGAACAGACTCAGCAACGCCACCCAGATCCGCGTGTGGTAGCCGCCTCCGCCCTTCGTAGTAATCCCATACAGGCCATCGCACGAGAAGAGCCGCCGGAGCTGCTCCAACGTGAAGGGCTCGCGTGCGTCGGGGTCTTCTATCCCTTCCCGGGCGGAAAATCGATTGTAGTCGTAGCCGGCGAACGGATTCCGGTCGAGCAGTTCGTCCTTGAGCGCACTCGAGAACAAGGCCCCTAGAAGGGTGCCCTTCTTCTCGAGTGTCTTGGCTCCGTTGCCGTGAGCATCCCGAAGATGGCGCAGCCAGGCGGTGACCTGGGCACGGGTCAGGGTCGCCGGGGTGGCCCGGGGCAGAAACGCGCTTAGCGATTGCAGGTCGCGCTCGACCTCATCGACCGTACGGCGGTTGCGAGGATGATCGGCTGTCCAGTGGCTGAGCAGATCCTCCCAGCCGAATCCGGGTTCGGCTGCAGGCGGCGGCTCCCAGACGGCGGGCAGCGGCGTTTCCGTGAGCTCGGGTTCGGCCATCCGCCCGGCCTGGCGCTGCGCGAGAATATCATAGCCTTGCTGGATCGCCGGCAGCACGTCCAGGGCGAGTTGCCGCTCTTCCTCGGGCGATACGTCCAGCACATAGCCCCGCCCGATCAGCAGCCCGCGGATCACCGGGAGGAAGGGCTCCGGCCGGCCGCGGGCCAGGGCCGCGGCGATCTTCTTCTGCATCTCCGCGATATTCTCTTCCAGGTCCTGGTAGTCGGCCTCGTCAAGGCCAGCGCGACGCCAAGCGATGTCTTCACGCAGCGTCGATAGCCAAAAGCTACGCAGCCCCGCAACCAGCTCCGGGCTCACTTGGGTGATGCGTTTGAGGCGCTTCTCGGGCGGGGTCTTCTCAAAGACGGCAAGGCCGTCTTCGTGCTGCTGCTTTACGGCTTGTTGCGCGCGGGCGTGCGTAAACTGCTCCTCGGCCTGCGCGGCGAGGATCCGCGTCTGACTGACGGCTTCGCGATAATCCCGGCCAAGGGCCTTCTTGATCTCGCGTTTCCCGATGAGCGCACGCAGCGGCTCAGGGACGACGAGTCGGAACATAAAACCGTGAGGCGTCTTGTAGCAGTTGCGCGGCAGAGCGGGCACGGGATTCTCCTTCCCTCGCCCTCCGCGCCGTTTTGTACCACTATTTTGTACCAATTCAGTTCCTGTATGCCTTATAATATAAGCATTTAGGATGTTAGCACAAATATGGCGGAGAGGGTGGGATTCGAACCCACGTGGGGCGCAATGCCCCCAACCGATTTCGAGTCGGTGCCGTTGTGACCGCTTCGGTACCTCTCCGGTAAAACTGCGCCGCGAAGGCCATCCCCTGATCCAACTGGGGTAAATAAAGCCCAAGCCCGGGGCGCTCGCTAACCTGACGACCCACTCCCGGCCCGGCCGGGGCGACGAAAGACGTCGGAACCCCAAGTACTTCAAGCCCTTCCATAGGGCTGCCGGGGCGTTGAAATTTGGTGGTATTGTACCCTAATGGGCCGAAGACGATCGAATGCTTCTTCCGGGGGATGGACCCCCCGCCCCCGGGCCACGGCCTATCTGTGGCGTCCGCTCCTCTTTGTCATGGCCCTCTCTCCGCTGCTCGCCGGATGTCACCACGAAACCCCTCTCACCGCCCTGGAAAAGGTCAAGAAGCGCGGCACGCTTCTGGTCATCACTCGCAATAATCCCACGACCTATTACCAGGGTCCCGCGGGCCCGGAAGGCCCGGAGTACGATCTGGTCCATCGCTTCGCCGATGAACTGGGGGTGAAGGTCCAACTGATCATCCCCGACAGCTTCAACGAAATCCTTCCCATGATCGCCGTGGGCAAGGCGGATCTGGCAGCCGCCGCACTCACCGTAACACCCCGGCGGGAACGCTGGGTCCGGTTCACCCCCCCCTACCAGACCATCACCGAGCAGGTGGTCTACCGCACTGGGCGACCCCGCCCGCGCGACGTCCAGGACCTGATCGGCGGCCGGCTCATGGTGGTGGCAGGCAGCGTCTACGTGGACCAGCTCAAGGCCCTGCAGCGCAAATATCCAAAACTCAGATGGGAGGCCACCAGCGATTTCGGCAGCGACGACCTCCTGAGCATGGTATCCGATCAAGAGATCGACTATACGGTAGCCGATTCCAACGCGGTGGCGCTCAGCCGACGATTCTATCCGGAGCTACATGTCGCCTTCAACTTGGGCAAGCCGGAACAGCTGGCCTGGGCGTTCCCCCGAGGCACCGACAGCAGCCTCTATGACGCAGCCGTGGCATTCATGAAGCAGATGCAGACCTCCGGTGACTTGGCACGCATCCTTGAGCGCTATTATGCGCACACCGCCAACTTCGACTACGTGGACACCACAACCTTCATGAACGATATCCAGACCCGCTTGCCGGAGTTTCGCGCCGCATTTCAGGATGCGGCCGCCAAGACCGGGCTGAACTGGAAGCTGCTCGCCGCGATCGGCTACCAGGAGTCCCACTGGAATCCGCACGCGGTCTCCCCCACCGGGGTACGCGGCCTGATGATGCTGACCACAGATACCGCCGATCACTTAGGGGTGGACAACCGCACCAACCCGGAACAGAGCATCATTGGGGGCGCGGTCTACTTCGCTAAGGTCAAGGCGAAGATCCCGCTGCGTATCCCGGAGCCGGTGCGCACCTGGATGGCGCTGGCCGCCTACAACATGGGTTTCGGACACTTGGAGGACGCCCGGGTTCTGACCCAGGAGCTCGGCGGCGACCCCGACAGCTGGGTGGACGTGAAACGCAATCTCCCGCTCCTCAGCCAAAAACGCTGGTACCGAAAAACCCGTAACGGCTATGCCCAGGGCCGGGAAGCGGCGCGCTACGTAGCGAACATCCGCAGCTACTACGACATCCTGGCGCGCGCCGAGAGCAAGGCCCCCCGACCAACAGCTCCCGCAGCTGGGCAGAGCCTTGTGCAGGTACGCCCTCCGGCGTCACCTATCCCGCTGATACCCGCTCCCAAACCCGCTCAATGAGCGCCGGCGCGCGGCCGTTAAGGAGCCTGTTCGAGTAAGCATGGCGCCGCGGCAGCGGTAGGAATTCGTCGGCAATTTCCCTCTAGCCCCGGCGTGCCTGGAAGAAGTCGATCAGGAGGGCGCCGCACGTCTCCGCCAGCACCCCACCTACGCACTGCACACCGTGGTTCAGTTGCGGGGATTGCAACACGCTGAAGGCGCTGCCAGCGGCGCCGGCGCGTGGGTCCGTCGCGCCGTACACCAGACGCGCGATGCGCGCGTGGACCATGGCCCCGGCACACATCACACAGGGCTCCAGGGTCACATAGAGCACCGCGTTGGGCAGCCGGTAATTTCCGGCCTGGGCGCCGGCTGCCCGCAGGGCCTGGATCTCCGCGTGGGCGCTGGGATCGCAGCGCCCGATGGGTTGGTTCCATCCCTCGCCGAGAACCGCGCCGTCGCGCACCACCACCGCACCCACCGGAACCTCGCCCTGCTGCGCGGCACGCCGTGCGAGATCCAGAGCGAGGCGCATCCAATATTCGTCCAGGGTATCAGGGGGCATGAGTGCTTCGAAACAGCGTGGGCGGGCCGCGCATCGGGCCCTACTCCCGCTCGATTATCAATAACCCGTGAAAAGTCAGTAATGGACCGGGCTTTCCGGTGGTCATAAGTGCCGATACCATGAAAAATACCATTGTCCGAATGGTTCCTAAAATTGCAACGCTGCCCGTAAATCCTCGTGCGCAAAACCACTGGCTATACGAGCGATCTCTGTACGCCGGGCGTCGACCTCTTCAGCACCACCCGCCGAGTACGCGTGACCTCCGCCACTTCACGGATAATAGCGCGCGCCGGCTTCAGACCCAGGCCGAAGAACTCTGCCACCACTTCCAACAGATCCACCGAACACGTACCTTCGTCGAGATCGATATTGGTGGTCAGTATACGCATCTTCAGATCCACCGGCGTCGGATTTAGGTCATAAACCGGCGATAAAACCCAGCCACCCGGTCCAGCCCACAGAAAGCCGTGGTCGCGCAGATGATCGTCAACATTGGACACCAGAACATTACTCATAAGTCAATAATATAGGCGATATTTGTGTGTTTGAAGAACGAAGGAACAAGGTCGGGCCGCGCGCAAATATCGGCCAGTTGAGCGTGCCGCGATCTGCCAGTTTGTCGCCCGCGCAGCGGACTACGCGCCACACCGGTACCCTTGGTGTAACTCCAGACCAATTCATCAGGATTCAAGTCCGGCGCGTAGCCCGGCAGGAAATGCAAGGTCAGCGCGCCCTCGACGCGGGTGACATATTCACGCACAAGCTTAGTCTTGTGTGCGGACAAGCCATCGGGCACCAAGTGCACCGGCCGGCGTCGGCCCTTCATCATCTGTCGCAGCAGGTCGACAAACAGATCGCCATTCAGGCCTCCACTGTGGGTAGCGAACCAGAAGCCGCCTTTGCTGTTGACTGCCGAGGCCGCGCTGATTCCCTGGCGCTGCCCTGGCACCGACAGCACTGGCGTGTGTCCCTTGGCGGCCCAGGCCTCGCCTGGCACCGCATCGGCGCAAAAGCCCGATTCATCCCAGAAGTAGCTTTCGGCCTTTTCGCGCTTGGCCTGGCAAACAAGGCGATATAGCTGCTCCGCATCTGTCCGGGCCTGAACCCCACGGCGCGCGTCAAGCTAATTGTCGCCTGAGTCATGCGATTTGTATCCTTTTAAAGGCACGCTACGATTTTTCGTCGCCTTAATTCGGGCCATGCCGACCCTGGATTTTGGGAGCCACACTGAATGCTCAACAATATCCACAGTAAACCCGGCGCCAGCTAACTCTGATTCAAGGATGTCAATGCTACCGTGCACCTCTGGGTCTTCCACTTGATTTCCTTCCGAGTAATTCCATAGTGCGCGGGAAAAAGGGACAGTGTCGACGGTTAGAAAAATGCAACCACCGGGCACGAGCTGACTGTATGCCTTTTTTATCCACGCATTTCGTATTGCGCTCGGAAGATGCTCAATGACGCTTACACTAACCACAGCATCGAGATGCAAGTCATCGGATGTGTTTTGGTAAGGTATGTGTTGAGAGCTGATTCTTGAGTCGAGCCGTGAGTAATCAAGGAAGCCCCATTCGTTCCATGAATCAGGTGGTGTATCGATGCGCGCCAATGGGTGAGGGTCGACAGTGATCACTGTATGGCCTCGGTCAGCCAGCATAAACGGAAGCACGCTAACACCGGCCCCAGCATCAACAATCCGCATCGCTTTGCCAACCGGTAGCTGCTGTGCGACCCAAGGGTATTCAATGCACCTTGGTAGGTGATCAGGAAAAAATCCCAATTTAGACCGGGATAGAGAAACTGCTTCAACAAGCAGGAGAGGCTCCGCAACAAGTGTTATAGCGTCGATCAGGGTAGATTTTGATATATCCCGAGTCGAAGACAGTAAAGGCGGTGGCATGGCAATAAAAGCTGACAATCCGCGGTATGCGTCCACAGGGAATGCGACATAACCTAAATCTCTGATGGTTGACGACAAGGGTTCATGAAAGTACGTCATAGGACCAAATTCTACCGGATGAGCATCGAATCCGCTGACCAACACAGGCTCTCCGTTCGCCAACAGATTTTTGACAGCAGACTGGTACTCATCATTGGCGGAGATATGAATTAGCACGTCTAGACATACAACTAAATCGGCGTTCACCTTGACTGGCTCACTCGTGATGTCATGCTGCATCCACGAGGCTCGCGGGACCGCAGTCAAGTATAAGGATCGGGATGACGCAGCCAAATCTGCCGCATGAACAGAAACTTCTTCAGGCAGGGCCGAGGCCGTGTATCCATCACCGCTACCGACATCAAGAATACTATGAACATCAAGTATTCTCACAACTTCGCGCAGAAGCTGCTGTTTCCGGGCAAGTATTGTTCCCCGCGAACCAACGCCGGATCCAAGATCAGGATGCAACGTATACCTCGCGTTCCAAAAAACGGCATTGTCAAAAGAAAGCCTGCGTTCTGAGAGGATTCTTTCGTTAATTGCATGGATCGCTTTATTAACTTGCGGCAGCCCTTGCACAGTCAGAAAGAGCTGTTGATTATCCACGGCGCGATGATAGTGCAAGATGGCTGGGTCGCAGTCCAATCCTAGTGGTTGAGGTATGTGGGTGGGAACATTAAAACGACGGTCCAGCTCGGCGAAAGGAATGCCAAGGGACGCTATGGCCATGGCGAATGATACTTGGTCGATACGCATCGATTTGTCACCAAACATGTCGATATGCGCAATACACCAATCCGCCCACCGTCTCCACTCCCTGGCCAACGGGTCAAACTGTTGATGACTGATCACATATACGCCCCCATTGGCATTCGCAAGCGCAGTGGGAGCGTTATCGATGTCTGCGGTGGCCAGAGTAAAAGTTAGCCCGGCGACATTGAAAATCTGTGTCAGAGTTTCAATTTCTGGGTTACCGAAGTCAACCGGCTTCGCAAGCACGCCACCTTTGGCGGTTGGTGGTTGCTCAAGCACCAACACATCACAATCAAGTAATGCCACGTCCTCGAACTCACGGCCGCCGAGAGACTTCAACTGTTGGAGCTTGTTGCAGTATGGGTGGCCTGGATAAGAATCAACAGGAACAACTTCGACACTTAGGCGATGAAGGTCTGCAAGCACGTTGGGGTGGGAATCAGCATTTACGACATGTAACACAATATGACTCGGGGGTACCCCCGCTAATTGAGTTAAAGACCAAACAAGTTGGCGCGCCTGCCAGGGGTATGGGCCGACAGGGTCGACTACAGCGGAATAAAGACGAGGGAACATATTGGAACTGCTCGCTCTATATTATTGGGCCAACGCGGAATCGTGTGAACGATTTCACATAGTATTACCCAGCTTCGTAGCTGTAGCATAGCGTTTTTCATATTTCGATACTCGTTGCTGAACGGGAACACGAATGAAGCGTACACGGACGTTCCGTGAATTGTATTCGTTTCCCGAGTTCAGGGCGGTTGGACTACCCAAAGGTGTCTTCGGTGATCCTGATTTACGCATAGTGCCTTTGCGGCGCAAAAAATGCCGGCGCCTGTTCTTGCTGTAGCCGGCGAAACAGCGCCGCCTTCTCGTCCGTGGAAAGCTGCGAGGGCTCCGGCAAGGACCTGATCCAGAAAATCACGCTCATGTTTATCGAATGGCAACACCAACAACAATCGATCCCGACATTCAGAGACCAGTCGTTCCATCCAGTTGTTCATTTCGCCGGATGCAGGGGCGGCATCACCGCGCAAAACGGGTATAAGTTACTGTTGAAGCTCTCTCTGATCGCAGCGTATATCGTCAGGTGACAGGCTTATCCAATCCTTACGACTGCGCGCGCCATACACGACAAAACCCATGCGCAACTTTTCGCGTTCAAGCGCTGCGCGCCAGGGAGAGCGAAACGAGAGCGCGTAGTCCGCGGAAAGCGTAGGGCACGAGCGTATCGCCGTAGTCGCTAAGCGGCGTAGGCGATATGCAAGCGCATCCGAAACGCCGTCCAGCCATTGTGGGAGTCGTCGCGGAGGGCTTCCCAGCGAGGAAGTCCGTAGCGGCAACGGACGCAGGGCGGCCGCGACACACTTGCTTTTAGTGAGACCTGTGTCTCTGTCCCTGGTGGAATATGCTGAACGGCGCCTCATCACTTCTTCGCACTCACGGTCCACTTCTGGTGTTAGGCCAAGGGATAGACCATCGGTCAATCGCGCCTGACCCCATCGATTCGCTACTGCACCGCGCTGTGCAGCGCAGAACCCCGGACCCCGGACGCTGAGGCGGGGGAGGTAAGGGTGGGATGCTGCGCGAGGCGGGTCCAGTCCGGTGCGAAGGCGGCGTAGACCGCTCGCTCCGCGAGGCGGTTGGCGAGCGCGCTGGGATGCCCGTCGAAGCGGTCCACATGCAGCTCGGCCGGGGGCCTGCCAGCGTACACCGGGCGTAGATCCACGCACGGTATCCCGCGTGCCCGGCACAGCGCCAGTACGCGGTCCATCAGGAAGCCCAGGGGATAACCGTGGAGCAGGTTCGAGGTCAGCTCCGGAAACAGGATGATCCCCACCGGCACGCCGTGGCGCCGGCAGATGTCCAGGAACCGCTCAAGCTCGCGCTGCGCCGCCACCGAGTCCTTACCGTTGGGGTCGCGGAAGCGGCGCACCATATACTGGTCGTAGCTGTAGCCCGCGCCCATGCCGAGCTTCTGCTGCAGCAGGTTCCACTGTTGATCGACGAGGAAGTAGAACGCCGAGTGGCTGTAGAGATAGCTGTTCAGCACGTCCGAGGGCAGCAAGCGATAGGTCCAGGGCCGGCCCGAGAAGTTGTGGCCCTCGGGATCGTTGATGAACCATTGGAGCAAGATGTAGTCCGGATGCGCCTTGAGTGCCGACTCGCGCAGAATCCGCACTTCGTCGTCGGTCTGCGCGCCCGGCTGGGCGAAGTTGAGCACCTGAAAGCGCGCGCCGTGCGTGTCGAGCTGGGCCTGCAGGAGGTTGGTCAGGCGTTGATCGTCGCGGATGCCCTGCCCCCAGGTGAACGAGTCGCCGATCACCGCTATGCGGTACACGCCGGGCGCGGGGGTCAGGTTGAAGTTGCGCTCACGGAACCCCATCCGGTTCAGTGGGCCGACGTCCGTGCGCATCCAGCGGTGGGAAAAATAGCTGCGATCGTCGCCGGTGGTGATCACGCCGCGGTACGCGTAGCGCGTAATCGCCTCGGCGGCGCCGAGCGCGACGAGTGTCGCGGTGACCGTGAGCAGGATCGATCCAAACGCCGCGCGGGCGCGTCGGTGCCCGCCGCGGCGCGCGAGCACCCACCACAGCGTGGCGCCCAGCACGACGAGCAGCGTGGTCAGTTTGAGAAGGAATAGTAACGGCGCGGTCAGGTCCATGCTTGTCCCTTGTAGATCTACAAATGCCGGCATGTGAAGGCGTGCCGATTGTACTCCAGGGCGCCGGGGCGGTGCGACCGGGTACGGGGTCTGTGATAGAATCGCGTTGGGTGTGTGGTAAGACGCGCGGCGGAAAGTCCCGCCGGCACCTGAATACCAAAAACATTCAATATTGTACCTGAGCTCGGCTGGGCCGGGGCATGAACATCCTGGGGATTTCCGCGTACTACCACGACAGTGCGGCGGCCGTGCTGCAGGACGGACGTATTGTCGCGGCTGCTCAGCAGGAACGCTTCACGCGCAAGAAGCACGATGCGCGCTTTCCCGCCGAGGCTATCACCTACTGTTTGAGCGAGGCGCGCATCGCGCTCACCGAACTCGATGAGATCGTCTTCTACGACAAGCCGCTGCTGAAGTTCGAACGCCTCTTGGAAACCTACATCGGCTACGCACCCAGGGGCCTGCGCTCGTTCGTTGCGGCGATGCCGGTCTGGCTGAAGGAGAAGCTGTACCTGCGCGAGACGCTCAAGAAGGAGCTAGCGCGGCTCGGTGGGTGCAAGCCGCGTGCGTTACCTGCCCTGCTGTTCAGCGAGCACCACCAATCCCATGCCGCTTCGGCATTTTACCCGAGCCCTTACGCGAACGCCGCGGTGCTCTGTTTGGATGGCGTCGGTGAGTGGGCCACGACC encodes:
- a CDS encoding lytic transglycosylase F; the protein is MGRRRSNASSGGWTPRPRATAYLWRPLLFVMALSPLLAGCHHETPLTALEKVKKRGTLLVITRNNPTTYYQGPAGPEGPEYDLVHRFADELGVKVQLIIPDSFNEILPMIAVGKADLAAAALTVTPRRERWVRFTPPYQTITEQVVYRTGRPRPRDVQDLIGGRLMVVAGSVYVDQLKALQRKYPKLRWEATSDFGSDDLLSMVSDQEIDYTVADSNAVALSRRFYPELHVAFNLGKPEQLAWAFPRGTDSSLYDAAVAFMKQMQTSGDLARILERYYAHTANFDYVDTTTFMNDIQTRLPEFRAAFQDAAAKTGLNWKLLAAIGYQESHWNPHAVSPTGVRGLMMLTTDTADHLGVDNRTNPEQSIIGGAVYFAKVKAKIPLRIPEPVRTWMALAAYNMGFGHLEDARVLTQELGGDPDSWVDVKRNLPLLSQKRWYRKTRNGYAQGREAARYVANIRSYYDILARAESKAPRPTAPAAGQSLVQVRPPASPIPLIPAPKPAQ
- a CDS encoding integrase, with product MPALPRNCYKTPHGFMFRLVVPEPLRALIGKREIKKALGRDYREAVSQTRILAAQAEEQFTHARAQQAVKQQHEDGLAVFEKTPPEKRLKRITQVSPELVAGLRSFWLSTLREDIAWRRAGLDEADYQDLEENIAEMQKKIAAALARGRPEPFLPVIRGLLIGRGYVLDVSPEEERQLALDVLPAIQQGYDILAQRQAGRMAEPELTETPLPAVWEPPPAAEPGFGWEDLLSHWTADHPRNRRTVDEVERDLQSLSAFLPRATPATLTRAQVTAWLRHLRDAHGNGAKTLEKKGTLLGALFSSALKDELLDRNPFAGYDYNRFSAREGIEDPDAREPFTLEQLRRLFSCDGLYGITTKGGGGYHTRIWVALLSLFSGARIDEIISLTVENIHQDPVPYFRITKGKTSSSVRDVPLHPRLIELGFLAYWEAVKQAGHTSLWPLLRTRSRKGNPSDVYGKWFNPYIRKKLKMPRNVTFHSLRHSFKDFCRDALIPRDLHQALTGHAKQTVGDSYGLGFSIAVKHQELSKIRIDISLPRPKPFGAGR
- a CDS encoding tRNA adenosine(34) deaminase TadA produces the protein MPPDTLDEYWMRLALDLARRAAQQGEVPVGAVVVRDGAVLGEGWNQPIGRCDPSAHAEIQALRAAGAQAGNYRLPNAVLYVTLEPCVMCAGAMVHARIARLVYGATDPRAGAAGSAFSVLQSPQLNHGVQCVGGVLAETCGALLIDFFQARRG